In Zingiber officinale cultivar Zhangliang chromosome 1A, Zo_v1.1, whole genome shotgun sequence, a genomic segment contains:
- the LOC122031872 gene encoding nuclear pore complex protein NUP214-like isoform X2 — protein sequence MAERSPRHIRLEEEIDGDQEGTTDFVFCRIGEPTPLKASDSQFDLKDPPSRPLAVSERFRVIFLAHSEGFLVAKTKDVIGLGKLIKENGKGPCIENSSIVDVKIGKVSLLALSNDSSVLAAVVGSEIQFFYVPSLVNNKEDKPSFLCSMRDSRTIKDFKWQKKSQKSYVVLASDGLLCYGRIKEPLKAAMENIDAVDWSADGDFIAVAKKSSVSIFSSDFKEKICMSLFVQSWSDAECESVRVDSVEWIHDDSIITGSIRVNADGSEEGYMVQVISSGAKKFTESSCNPVVISFPCLFEGILDDVLPAGAGPYLLLSYLDRWGLLLTSNKKNIDQHVVLVKDTMDEYYRREVSWLEFQNDKYKPSIGLQENGEDNLILGFGIDKISLYEKVEVQVDTEFKELSPYCILFCLTCEGKLAMFHVARISDTSDLPQPSIPPMDVPLEDELFSNTSKIKNGTDDLIPIDRSKQISYESASFPEGDELKDGGNKNLPEFPRVNTQLGKGDERGGVSFHRQSIGYPQQTTQLSTNLSSKNGPDSVIDRTSTAAETVSSSRTQVQVPLLVGNMSSETAATKKNEAKGLVKGVGTIFSDSGDKLPSGLGQTPVSSRSSISFNLPSVSAPILKGTGGPPSMILSSSKDARSEAQTTFLNKSSNAEAAAATSFSSQESSGIGKITFSKQQPSFSNLRTSKQLQMSDSEPELVKQYNNVKEMARELDNMLELIEQEGGFRDACTIFQQSAVLVLEEGLKNLSETLKIRKRYAEDALMEVQNLQRKMLQVSAKQVYMADIVKQASSTQYWDMWSRQKLSPEVEQKQQNIRKAHQNLTNQLIQLEKHFNNVEISKFGGSDTISAGQRAFHSNLRQSRHSQSLHSVCNTLNSQLAAAEQLSERLRKQMDLLKLNDTSTRRTGVARELLESIGLAGEDITLKSPIGKNPFHTPDSMKRISFIDTSSEGRLTRASTSALSNIEPGTTRRRRESLEKSRTCFEPSKTVVKRMTQQESVKIDVGNPFQTAKKEFDSKLEMYAIIQQKATGNSSSSTDSISKVQPEGYAVSKDVYVKPSKQASNLPTSSVFKWANEPSGIPQTLVSKPYPVEDGKKIVIPTSVTSPQKSSLYGSGSSQIPELISRPMEGLPKSTMTSTPSLFNRTSNVPKESIVPMKSVSPLPTVPNLQMEAPKPVTTSLNLVSDLSATKSTSTVEKEQGNKQSDPKPSGEGWTLKLPGSILQSAASPQKSSALSTKSNAFYFSTMSTSTSSDVGQRNHTEKTTNNEQFSVSAPNLQTKMVASQIPSSTFALSAPSASGSSAFTMPSLPTFGGSSPFQAKTVGETRLAHSASVSTSTSAQFTSSSQSQPLGSKTDPPLTASEGFQFSLSQPIEVNSKSEPTIPQASSHDQATSKIEPLTSQVPANMGLTGSSMTKEVSSVPMVGNLIPASTTRTEEGSAVEHLAITKATESNNQLDANSIQEEEMEEEVSDASNELNLGALSGFGLGPSSFSSTPKPNPFGSNFLVGNASTVGSAPALTTQPGQLFRPPSFSLPTAKNVSPSLSGSPTGISSGITNVYSGFGKPSQIGAAQPALGSVLSSNTNALSGFGQPSQIGAAQQALGSVLGTFGESRQLGPGGFGGGFANVGTSGGASSGFSGNIAGGGFAALASQGGGFAGATGGGFAAAGFGTGGFAGASAGGFAAAASSTSGFAAAASSGSGGFAGAGTGGGFTSLNPTIGGFGGAASQGSGFGGTSFGGGFGAFNSTQGGAFSAFGGSGSTGTGRPPAELFTQMRR from the exons ATGGCGGAGCGGTCGCCGCGTCATATCCGCCTCGAGGAAGAGATCGATGGCGACCAGGAAGGCACTACCGACTTCGTGTTCTGTCGCATCGGGGAGCCCACGCCCCTGAAGGCTTCTGACTCCCAGTTCGACCTCAAGGATCCACCGTCACGACCTCTCGCCGTATCCGAGCGCTTCCGCGTCATATTTCTGGCCCATTCCGAAG GGTTCCTGGTGGCTAAGACGAAGGATGTAATCGGGTTGGGGAAGTTGATCAAGGAGAATGGGAAGGGCCCCTGCATTGAAAATTCAAGCATTGTGGATGTAAAGATCGGCAAGGTGTCTCTACTTGCGCTCTCCAATGATTCCTCGGTGCTTGCGGCGGTTGTAGGCAGTGAAATCCAGTTCTTTTATGTGCCATCTCTTGTTAATAATAAG GAAGATAAACCTTCTTTTTTATGTTCAATGAGAGATTCTCGCACAATCAAGGACTTCAAATGgcaaaaaaaatctcaaaaatctTATGTTGTTCTTGCAAGCGATGGTTTACTTTGTTATGGTCGCATAAAAGAGCCCCTGAAGGCTGCCATGGAAAATATTGATGCAG TTGATTGGAGCGCAGATGGCGATTTCATTGCTGTTGCAAAAAAGAGTAGTGTAAGCATATTTTCATctgattttaaagagaaaatttgCATGTCCCTATTCGTCCAATCATGGTCAGATGCTGAATGTGAGAGCGTAAGAG TGGATTCTGTTGAATGGATACATGATGATAGTATCATTACTGGAAGCATTAGAGTCAATGCAGATGGGAGCGAGGAGGGTTACATGGTTCAGGTGATCAGCAGTGGGGCAAAAAAATTTACCGAG AGTTCTTGTAATCCAGTGGTCATTTCCTTTCCTTGTTTATTTGAAGGTATTTTGGATGATGTTTTGCCAGCTGGAGCTGGACCCTATTTGCTCTTGAGCTATTTGGATCGTTG GGGGCTTCTTCTCACTTCAAATAAAAAGAACATTGATCAGCATGTTGTTCTGGTAAAGGATACAATGGATGAGTACTATCGGAGGGAGGTGTCATGGCTTGAGTTTCAAAATGACAAGTATAAACCTTCTATTGGTCTACAAG AAAATGGTGAAGACAATCTGATATTGGGGTTTGGTATCGATAAGATTTCCCTATATGAGAAAGTTGAAGTACAGGTTGACACAGAATTTAAAGAACTATCACCATATTGCATCCTTTTTTGTCTTACGTGTGAAGGGAAGCTTGCCATGTTCCATGTTGCAAG AATTTCAGATACTTCTGATCTTCCTCAACCCTCCATTCCTCCAATGGATGTGCCACTGGAGGATGAGTTATTTTCAAACACTTCCAAAATCAAGAATGGTACAGATGATCTAATACCAATTGACAGgtcaaaacagatttcttatgaAAGCGCTTCTTTTCCTGAAG GTGATGAATTGAAAGATGGAGGAAACAAAAATTTACCTGAGTTTCCTAGAGTCAACACCCAACTTGGTAAGGGGGATGAAAGAGGTGGCGTTTCATTTCATAGGCAATCCATAGGTTACCCTCAACAGACAACCCAGCTTTCCACAAACTTGTCTTCAAAAAATGGACCTGACTCAGTCATTGATAGAACATCTACAGCAGCAGAAACTGTTTCTTCCTCGAGAACCCAAGTGCAAGTTCCTCTCCTTGTTGGTAACATGTCGAGCGAAACTGCTGCGACCAAGAAAAATGAAGCAAAAGGTTTGGTCAAAGGTGTAG GCACAATTTTCAGTGATTCCGGCGACAAGTTACCGTCAGGACTGGGACAAACACCCGTTTCTTCTCGAAGTAGCATTTCATTTAATCTTCCATCAGTCAGTGCTCCCATTTTAAAAGGAACTGGAGGACCGCCATCTATGATACTCTCTTCAAGCAAAGATGCTCGCAGTGAAGCGCAGACAACTTTTCTGAATAAATCATCTAATGCTGAAGCAGCTGCTGCCACCTCCTTTTCATCACAAGAAAGTTCTGGAATAGGCAAAATTACATTTTCTAAGCAACAACCTTCCTTTTCCAATTTAAGAACTTCAAAGCAATTGCAGATGTCGGATTCTGAACCAGAGCTGGTGAAACAATATAATAAT GTGAAAGAGATGGCCAGGGAACTTGATAATATGTTGGAGCTGATTGAACAAGAAGGGGGATTTCGGGATGCTTGCACTATCTTTCAGCAAAGTGCAGTTCTAGTGCTTGAGGAAGGTCTGAAAAATCTATCAGAGACATTAAAGATACGCAAG AGATATGCAGAGGACGCACTCATGGAAGTTCAAAATCTTCAGAGAAAGATGCTACAAG TTTCAGCTAAGCAAGTTTACATGGCGGATATAGTTAAACAAGCTTCTAGTACCCAGTATTGGGATATGTGGAGCCGTCAGAAGTTGAGTCCTGAGGTTGAACAAAAGCAGCAAAATATCCGGAAGGCACACCAG aatttgacaAACCAGCTTATACAATTGGAGAAACATTTCAATAATGTTGAGATTAGCAAATTTGGTGGAAGTGATACAATTTCTGCTGGCCAAAGAGCTTTTCACAGTAACCTGAGACAATCAAG GCATAGTCAATCTTTGCATAGTGTTTGTAACACATTAAACTCACAGTTAGCAGCAGCCGAGCAGCTATCTGAACGTCTTAGAAAGCAGATGGATTTGCTTAAGCTAAATGATACTTCAACTAGAAGAACTGGTGTAGCAAGGGAATTGTTAGAATCAATTGGTCTTGCTGGTGAAGACATCACTTTGAAATCTCCAATTGGCAAAAATCCTTTTCATACTCCAGATTCTATGAAGAGAATTTCCTTCATTGATACTTCTAGTGAGGGACGTCTCACGAGAGCTTCAACAAGTGCTTTATCAAACATTGAGCCAGGaactacaagaaggagaagagaatcTCTGGAAAAA AGCCGGACTTGCTTTGAGCCTTCAAAGACGGTTGTGAAAAGAATGACTCAACAAGAAAGTGTCAAAATTGATGTTGGCAATCCCTTCCAGACAGCTAAGAAAGAATTTGATTCTAAACTTGAGATGTATGCCATAATCCAGCAGAAAGCCACTGGAAACTCGTCGTCTTCAACTGATTCCATCAGTAAGGTTCAGCCAGAAGGTTACGCTGTGAGCAAAG ATGTTTATGTGAAACCCTCTAAGCAGGCCTCTAATTTGCCAACTAGTTCTGTTTTTAAATGGGCCAACGAACCATCTGGAATACCACAAACATTAGTGTCAAAGCCTTATCCTGTTGAAGATGGAAAGAAAATTGTTATTCCAACATCAGTCACATCACCtcaaaaatcttctctttatggATCTGGGTCATCACAAATTCCAGAGTTGATATCTCGTCCTATGGAAGGGTTACCTAAAAGCACTATGACATCAACTCCATCTTTATTTAATCGCACTTCAAATGTTCCAAAGGAGAGTATTGTACCAATGAAATCTGTTTCACCACTTCCAACAGTGCCTAATCTCCAGATGGAAGCACCTAAACCTGTGACAACATCTTTAAATCTTGTAAGTGATTTATCAGCTACCAAGAGTACATCAACAGTGGAGAAAGAACAAGGAAACAAACAATCAGATCCCAAGCCTTCCGGGGAAGGCTGGACTTTAAAATTACCAGGAAGCATTCTGCAGTCTGCAGCCTCTCCACAAAAGTCTTCTGCACTATCAACCAAGAGTAATGCATTTTATTTCTCTACAATGTCAACTTCTACATCTTCTGATGTAGGACAAAGGAATCATACAGAGAAAACAACAAACAATGAGCAATTCAGTGTATCTGCACCTAACTTGCAGACCAAGATGGTAGCTTCACAGATTCCATCATCAACATTTGCATTGTCAGCTCCTTCAGCATCAGGTTCTTCTGCATTCACTATGCCTTCCTTACCAACATTTGGAGGATCATCTCCATTCCAGGCTAAAACAGTAGGAGAAACTCGTTTAGCTCATTCAGCATCAGTGTCTACCTCAACTTCTGCTCAGTTTACTTCCTCTTCCCAATCCCAACCATTGGGTTCAAAAACTGATCCTCCATTAACAGCAAGTGAAGGTTTCCAATTTTCACTATCACAACCAATTGAGGTCAATTCAAAATCAGAACCAACCATACCACAAGCTAGCTCACATGACCAGGCTACATCAAAAATTGAACCACTAACATCGCAAGTTCCTGCAAATATGGGTTTGACTGGATCAAGTATGACAAAAGAAGTGAGCTCTGTTCCAATGGTTGGTAATTTGATTCCAGCTTCAACTACTCGAACTGAGGAAGGATCTGCTGTTGAACATCTTGCAATCACCAAAGCAACAGAAAGCAACAATCAATTGGATGCTAActcaatccaagaagaggaaatggAAGAGGAGGTTTCTGATGCAAGTAATGAACTCAACTTGGGAGCCCTTAGTGGATTTGGACTTGGACCATCTTCTTTTTCAAGCACTCCCAAGCCTAACCCATTTGGCAGCAATTTTCTTGTTGGCAATGCAAGCACTGTGGGCTCTGCGCCAGCACTGACAACTCAACCGGGTCAGCTTTTCCGGCCTCCATCTTTTAGCCTCCCAACAGCTAAAAATGTATCACCATCACTATCAGGTAGCCCAACTGGGATATCAAGTGGTATTACAAATGTGTATAGTGGCTTTGGGAAACCATCACAAATTGGTGCAGCACAGCCGGCACTTGGATCAGTATTGAGTAGTAATACTAATGCATTAAGTGGTTTTGGGCAACCATCACAAATTGGTGCAGCACAGCAGGCTCTTGGATCAGTTCTTGGTACTTTTGGAGAATCACGACAGCTAGGTCCTGGTGGATTTGGTGGTGGGTTCGCAAATGTAGGTACAAGTGGTGGAGCTTCAAGTGGATTTTCTGGAAATATTGCCGGAGGTGGTTTTGCAGCTCTTGCTTCTCAAGGAGGCGGCTTTGCTGGTGCTACTGGAGGAGGTTTTGCTGCTGCTGGTTTTGGTACCGGTGGATTTGCTGGTGCTTCTGCAGGAGGTTTTGCTGCTGCCGCCTCCAGTACTAGTGGATTTGCTGCTGCTGCCTCTAGTGGCAGTGGTGGTTTTGCTGGTGCAGGTACTGGAGGAGGATTCACTAGCTTAAATCCTACAATAGGTGGTTTTGGTGGTGCCGCTTCTCAAGGCAGTGGTTTTGGAGGAACTAGTTTTGGTG GTGGATTTGGAGCTTTTAACAGTACTCAGGGAGGTGCTTTCTCTGCGTTTGGAGGAAGTGGCTCCACTGGAACAGGAAGGCCACCAGCCGAACTGTTCACTCAGATGAGGAGATGA
- the LOC122031872 gene encoding nuclear pore complex protein NUP214-like isoform X1, which translates to MAERSPRHIRLEEEIDGDQEGTTDFVFCRIGEPTPLKASDSQFDLKDPPSRPLAVSERFRVIFLAHSEGFLVAKTKDVIGLGKLIKENGKGPCIENSSIVDVKIGKVSLLALSNDSSVLAAVVGSEIQFFYVPSLVNNKEDKPSFLCSMRDSRTIKDFKWQKKSQKSYVVLASDGLLCYGRIKEPLKAAMENIDAVDWSADGDFIAVAKKSSVSIFSSDFKEKICMSLFVQSWSDAECESVRVDSVEWIHDDSIITGSIRVNADGSEEGYMVQVISSGAKKFTESSCNPVVISFPCLFEGILDDVLPAGAGPYLLLSYLDRWGLLLTSNKKNIDQHVVLVKDTMDEYYRREVSWLEFQNDKYKPSIGLQENGEDNLILGFGIDKISLYEKVEVQVDTEFKELSPYCILFCLTCEGKLAMFHVARISDTSDLPQPSIPPMDVPLEDELFSNTSKIKNGTDDLIPIDRSKQISYESASFPEGDELKDGGNKNLPEFPRVNTQLGKGDERGGVSFHRQSIGYPQQTTQLSTNLSSKNGPDSVIDRTSTAAETVSSSRTQVQVPLLVGNMSSETAATKKNEAKGLVKGVGQVAVPTSSFQSGGFFSSRSINTNSSSLASGTIFSDSGDKLPSGLGQTPVSSRSSISFNLPSVSAPILKGTGGPPSMILSSSKDARSEAQTTFLNKSSNAEAAAATSFSSQESSGIGKITFSKQQPSFSNLRTSKQLQMSDSEPELVKQYNNVKEMARELDNMLELIEQEGGFRDACTIFQQSAVLVLEEGLKNLSETLKIRKRYAEDALMEVQNLQRKMLQVSAKQVYMADIVKQASSTQYWDMWSRQKLSPEVEQKQQNIRKAHQNLTNQLIQLEKHFNNVEISKFGGSDTISAGQRAFHSNLRQSRHSQSLHSVCNTLNSQLAAAEQLSERLRKQMDLLKLNDTSTRRTGVARELLESIGLAGEDITLKSPIGKNPFHTPDSMKRISFIDTSSEGRLTRASTSALSNIEPGTTRRRRESLEKSRTCFEPSKTVVKRMTQQESVKIDVGNPFQTAKKEFDSKLEMYAIIQQKATGNSSSSTDSISKVQPEGYAVSKDVYVKPSKQASNLPTSSVFKWANEPSGIPQTLVSKPYPVEDGKKIVIPTSVTSPQKSSLYGSGSSQIPELISRPMEGLPKSTMTSTPSLFNRTSNVPKESIVPMKSVSPLPTVPNLQMEAPKPVTTSLNLVSDLSATKSTSTVEKEQGNKQSDPKPSGEGWTLKLPGSILQSAASPQKSSALSTKSNAFYFSTMSTSTSSDVGQRNHTEKTTNNEQFSVSAPNLQTKMVASQIPSSTFALSAPSASGSSAFTMPSLPTFGGSSPFQAKTVGETRLAHSASVSTSTSAQFTSSSQSQPLGSKTDPPLTASEGFQFSLSQPIEVNSKSEPTIPQASSHDQATSKIEPLTSQVPANMGLTGSSMTKEVSSVPMVGNLIPASTTRTEEGSAVEHLAITKATESNNQLDANSIQEEEMEEEVSDASNELNLGALSGFGLGPSSFSSTPKPNPFGSNFLVGNASTVGSAPALTTQPGQLFRPPSFSLPTAKNVSPSLSGSPTGISSGITNVYSGFGKPSQIGAAQPALGSVLSSNTNALSGFGQPSQIGAAQQALGSVLGTFGESRQLGPGGFGGGFANVGTSGGASSGFSGNIAGGGFAALASQGGGFAGATGGGFAAAGFGTGGFAGASAGGFAAAASSTSGFAAAASSGSGGFAGAGTGGGFTSLNPTIGGFGGAASQGSGFGGTSFGGGFGAFNSTQGGAFSAFGGSGSTGTGRPPAELFTQMRR; encoded by the exons ATGGCGGAGCGGTCGCCGCGTCATATCCGCCTCGAGGAAGAGATCGATGGCGACCAGGAAGGCACTACCGACTTCGTGTTCTGTCGCATCGGGGAGCCCACGCCCCTGAAGGCTTCTGACTCCCAGTTCGACCTCAAGGATCCACCGTCACGACCTCTCGCCGTATCCGAGCGCTTCCGCGTCATATTTCTGGCCCATTCCGAAG GGTTCCTGGTGGCTAAGACGAAGGATGTAATCGGGTTGGGGAAGTTGATCAAGGAGAATGGGAAGGGCCCCTGCATTGAAAATTCAAGCATTGTGGATGTAAAGATCGGCAAGGTGTCTCTACTTGCGCTCTCCAATGATTCCTCGGTGCTTGCGGCGGTTGTAGGCAGTGAAATCCAGTTCTTTTATGTGCCATCTCTTGTTAATAATAAG GAAGATAAACCTTCTTTTTTATGTTCAATGAGAGATTCTCGCACAATCAAGGACTTCAAATGgcaaaaaaaatctcaaaaatctTATGTTGTTCTTGCAAGCGATGGTTTACTTTGTTATGGTCGCATAAAAGAGCCCCTGAAGGCTGCCATGGAAAATATTGATGCAG TTGATTGGAGCGCAGATGGCGATTTCATTGCTGTTGCAAAAAAGAGTAGTGTAAGCATATTTTCATctgattttaaagagaaaatttgCATGTCCCTATTCGTCCAATCATGGTCAGATGCTGAATGTGAGAGCGTAAGAG TGGATTCTGTTGAATGGATACATGATGATAGTATCATTACTGGAAGCATTAGAGTCAATGCAGATGGGAGCGAGGAGGGTTACATGGTTCAGGTGATCAGCAGTGGGGCAAAAAAATTTACCGAG AGTTCTTGTAATCCAGTGGTCATTTCCTTTCCTTGTTTATTTGAAGGTATTTTGGATGATGTTTTGCCAGCTGGAGCTGGACCCTATTTGCTCTTGAGCTATTTGGATCGTTG GGGGCTTCTTCTCACTTCAAATAAAAAGAACATTGATCAGCATGTTGTTCTGGTAAAGGATACAATGGATGAGTACTATCGGAGGGAGGTGTCATGGCTTGAGTTTCAAAATGACAAGTATAAACCTTCTATTGGTCTACAAG AAAATGGTGAAGACAATCTGATATTGGGGTTTGGTATCGATAAGATTTCCCTATATGAGAAAGTTGAAGTACAGGTTGACACAGAATTTAAAGAACTATCACCATATTGCATCCTTTTTTGTCTTACGTGTGAAGGGAAGCTTGCCATGTTCCATGTTGCAAG AATTTCAGATACTTCTGATCTTCCTCAACCCTCCATTCCTCCAATGGATGTGCCACTGGAGGATGAGTTATTTTCAAACACTTCCAAAATCAAGAATGGTACAGATGATCTAATACCAATTGACAGgtcaaaacagatttcttatgaAAGCGCTTCTTTTCCTGAAG GTGATGAATTGAAAGATGGAGGAAACAAAAATTTACCTGAGTTTCCTAGAGTCAACACCCAACTTGGTAAGGGGGATGAAAGAGGTGGCGTTTCATTTCATAGGCAATCCATAGGTTACCCTCAACAGACAACCCAGCTTTCCACAAACTTGTCTTCAAAAAATGGACCTGACTCAGTCATTGATAGAACATCTACAGCAGCAGAAACTGTTTCTTCCTCGAGAACCCAAGTGCAAGTTCCTCTCCTTGTTGGTAACATGTCGAGCGAAACTGCTGCGACCAAGAAAAATGAAGCAAAAGGTTTGGTCAAAGGTGTAGGTCAGGTTGCAGTTCCTACATCCAGTTTTCAAAGTGGTGGTTTTTTCAGTTCGAGAAGTATCAACACAAATTCTTCATCATTGGCTTCAGGCACAATTTTCAGTGATTCCGGCGACAAGTTACCGTCAGGACTGGGACAAACACCCGTTTCTTCTCGAAGTAGCATTTCATTTAATCTTCCATCAGTCAGTGCTCCCATTTTAAAAGGAACTGGAGGACCGCCATCTATGATACTCTCTTCAAGCAAAGATGCTCGCAGTGAAGCGCAGACAACTTTTCTGAATAAATCATCTAATGCTGAAGCAGCTGCTGCCACCTCCTTTTCATCACAAGAAAGTTCTGGAATAGGCAAAATTACATTTTCTAAGCAACAACCTTCCTTTTCCAATTTAAGAACTTCAAAGCAATTGCAGATGTCGGATTCTGAACCAGAGCTGGTGAAACAATATAATAAT GTGAAAGAGATGGCCAGGGAACTTGATAATATGTTGGAGCTGATTGAACAAGAAGGGGGATTTCGGGATGCTTGCACTATCTTTCAGCAAAGTGCAGTTCTAGTGCTTGAGGAAGGTCTGAAAAATCTATCAGAGACATTAAAGATACGCAAG AGATATGCAGAGGACGCACTCATGGAAGTTCAAAATCTTCAGAGAAAGATGCTACAAG TTTCAGCTAAGCAAGTTTACATGGCGGATATAGTTAAACAAGCTTCTAGTACCCAGTATTGGGATATGTGGAGCCGTCAGAAGTTGAGTCCTGAGGTTGAACAAAAGCAGCAAAATATCCGGAAGGCACACCAG aatttgacaAACCAGCTTATACAATTGGAGAAACATTTCAATAATGTTGAGATTAGCAAATTTGGTGGAAGTGATACAATTTCTGCTGGCCAAAGAGCTTTTCACAGTAACCTGAGACAATCAAG GCATAGTCAATCTTTGCATAGTGTTTGTAACACATTAAACTCACAGTTAGCAGCAGCCGAGCAGCTATCTGAACGTCTTAGAAAGCAGATGGATTTGCTTAAGCTAAATGATACTTCAACTAGAAGAACTGGTGTAGCAAGGGAATTGTTAGAATCAATTGGTCTTGCTGGTGAAGACATCACTTTGAAATCTCCAATTGGCAAAAATCCTTTTCATACTCCAGATTCTATGAAGAGAATTTCCTTCATTGATACTTCTAGTGAGGGACGTCTCACGAGAGCTTCAACAAGTGCTTTATCAAACATTGAGCCAGGaactacaagaaggagaagagaatcTCTGGAAAAA AGCCGGACTTGCTTTGAGCCTTCAAAGACGGTTGTGAAAAGAATGACTCAACAAGAAAGTGTCAAAATTGATGTTGGCAATCCCTTCCAGACAGCTAAGAAAGAATTTGATTCTAAACTTGAGATGTATGCCATAATCCAGCAGAAAGCCACTGGAAACTCGTCGTCTTCAACTGATTCCATCAGTAAGGTTCAGCCAGAAGGTTACGCTGTGAGCAAAG ATGTTTATGTGAAACCCTCTAAGCAGGCCTCTAATTTGCCAACTAGTTCTGTTTTTAAATGGGCCAACGAACCATCTGGAATACCACAAACATTAGTGTCAAAGCCTTATCCTGTTGAAGATGGAAAGAAAATTGTTATTCCAACATCAGTCACATCACCtcaaaaatcttctctttatggATCTGGGTCATCACAAATTCCAGAGTTGATATCTCGTCCTATGGAAGGGTTACCTAAAAGCACTATGACATCAACTCCATCTTTATTTAATCGCACTTCAAATGTTCCAAAGGAGAGTATTGTACCAATGAAATCTGTTTCACCACTTCCAACAGTGCCTAATCTCCAGATGGAAGCACCTAAACCTGTGACAACATCTTTAAATCTTGTAAGTGATTTATCAGCTACCAAGAGTACATCAACAGTGGAGAAAGAACAAGGAAACAAACAATCAGATCCCAAGCCTTCCGGGGAAGGCTGGACTTTAAAATTACCAGGAAGCATTCTGCAGTCTGCAGCCTCTCCACAAAAGTCTTCTGCACTATCAACCAAGAGTAATGCATTTTATTTCTCTACAATGTCAACTTCTACATCTTCTGATGTAGGACAAAGGAATCATACAGAGAAAACAACAAACAATGAGCAATTCAGTGTATCTGCACCTAACTTGCAGACCAAGATGGTAGCTTCACAGATTCCATCATCAACATTTGCATTGTCAGCTCCTTCAGCATCAGGTTCTTCTGCATTCACTATGCCTTCCTTACCAACATTTGGAGGATCATCTCCATTCCAGGCTAAAACAGTAGGAGAAACTCGTTTAGCTCATTCAGCATCAGTGTCTACCTCAACTTCTGCTCAGTTTACTTCCTCTTCCCAATCCCAACCATTGGGTTCAAAAACTGATCCTCCATTAACAGCAAGTGAAGGTTTCCAATTTTCACTATCACAACCAATTGAGGTCAATTCAAAATCAGAACCAACCATACCACAAGCTAGCTCACATGACCAGGCTACATCAAAAATTGAACCACTAACATCGCAAGTTCCTGCAAATATGGGTTTGACTGGATCAAGTATGACAAAAGAAGTGAGCTCTGTTCCAATGGTTGGTAATTTGATTCCAGCTTCAACTACTCGAACTGAGGAAGGATCTGCTGTTGAACATCTTGCAATCACCAAAGCAACAGAAAGCAACAATCAATTGGATGCTAActcaatccaagaagaggaaatggAAGAGGAGGTTTCTGATGCAAGTAATGAACTCAACTTGGGAGCCCTTAGTGGATTTGGACTTGGACCATCTTCTTTTTCAAGCACTCCCAAGCCTAACCCATTTGGCAGCAATTTTCTTGTTGGCAATGCAAGCACTGTGGGCTCTGCGCCAGCACTGACAACTCAACCGGGTCAGCTTTTCCGGCCTCCATCTTTTAGCCTCCCAACAGCTAAAAATGTATCACCATCACTATCAGGTAGCCCAACTGGGATATCAAGTGGTATTACAAATGTGTATAGTGGCTTTGGGAAACCATCACAAATTGGTGCAGCACAGCCGGCACTTGGATCAGTATTGAGTAGTAATACTAATGCATTAAGTGGTTTTGGGCAACCATCACAAATTGGTGCAGCACAGCAGGCTCTTGGATCAGTTCTTGGTACTTTTGGAGAATCACGACAGCTAGGTCCTGGTGGATTTGGTGGTGGGTTCGCAAATGTAGGTACAAGTGGTGGAGCTTCAAGTGGATTTTCTGGAAATATTGCCGGAGGTGGTTTTGCAGCTCTTGCTTCTCAAGGAGGCGGCTTTGCTGGTGCTACTGGAGGAGGTTTTGCTGCTGCTGGTTTTGGTACCGGTGGATTTGCTGGTGCTTCTGCAGGAGGTTTTGCTGCTGCCGCCTCCAGTACTAGTGGATTTGCTGCTGCTGCCTCTAGTGGCAGTGGTGGTTTTGCTGGTGCAGGTACTGGAGGAGGATTCACTAGCTTAAATCCTACAATAGGTGGTTTTGGTGGTGCCGCTTCTCAAGGCAGTGGTTTTGGAGGAACTAGTTTTGGTG GTGGATTTGGAGCTTTTAACAGTACTCAGGGAGGTGCTTTCTCTGCGTTTGGAGGAAGTGGCTCCACTGGAACAGGAAGGCCACCAGCCGAACTGTTCACTCAGATGAGGAGATGA